In Bogoriella caseilytica, the genomic window CACCAAGGCCGGGCTGGTCCTGCACACCGGTGACTTCAAGATGGACCAGTTCCCTCTCGATGACCGGATCACTGATCTGCGTCACTTCGCCCGGCTGGGTGAGGAGGGCGTCGACCTGTTCCTCGTGGACTCCACGAACGCCGAGGTTCCTGGCTTCATGATGTCCGAGCGTGACCTCACGCCCGCGATCGAGGGGGTCTTCGCGAATGCTCCGCGCCGCGTCATCGTCTCGAGCTTTGCCAGCCATGTGCACCGCATTCAGCAGGTGCTCGACGCGGCCGAGGCCAGTGGGCGCAAGGTGGCCTTCGTGGGCCGGTCGATGGTGCGCAACATGAAGATCGCGCGCGATCTCGGCTACCTCACCATCAAGCGAGGGTTGCTGGTGGACTTCAAGAAGCTGGGTGATCTGCCGGATCACAAGGTCACGCTGGTCTGTACCGGCTCACAGGGTGAGCCGATGGCCGCGCTGGCCCGGATGGCGAACAACGGCCACGAGATCAAGCTTGCCGAGGGTGACACCGTGCTGCTCGCCAGCTCGCTCATCCCGGGCAACGAGAACGCGATCTACAGCATCATCAACAAGCTCATCGACCTGGGCGCCACTGTGGTGCACAAGGGCAACGCCAAGGTGCACGTCTCCGGCCATGCCAGCGCCGGTGAGCTCGTCTACTGCTACAACCTGATCCGCCCCCGCAACGTCATGCCTGTGCATGGGGAGTCCAAGCACCTGCAGGCCAATGCAGAGCTTGCCCGCCGCACCGGGGTCCCGGAGCAGAACGTCGTCGTCGTACGTGACGGGGTTGCCGTCGACCTGGCTGACCGTCAGGTCACCATTGCCGGGCAGGTCCCGGCAGACCTGGTCTATGTCGAGGGTCAGGCCGTGGGCAAGGCGACCGAGCGCATCCTCGAGGAGCGCCGGGTGCTGCGGGAGGGCGGAGTCCTCACGGTGCTGGCCGTCGTGGACGAGAACAACAGCCTCACGGAGCCGCTGGAGATCCTCACCCGCGGTTTCGTGCGGGACAAGAAGGCCTTCGAGGGCGTGGTCGCAGCGGTGGAGAAAGCCCTGGCGCGCCCGCAGACCAAGAAGATCGATGATCTGAGCAAGCTCGAGTCCGTGATCGTCGACGCCGTCTCCCGTCACCTCCAGCGCAGCTACCGCCGCCCGCCGGCGGTCATGGCCGTCGTCGTCGACGACTGAGCGCTCCGGAAACACACGGAAACTGCCACATCATTCAGGTGTGACACCTAGGATGTAAGCGTTTCCGCACATTCCGGGCCGCGGTCCGGTCCCGTCCGACCCCGAAGGGTGTGTCATGACGTCCCGTCTCTCGTTCGCCACGCTGGACCAAGCCCGTCCGGCCGCGCGTCGTCCCGCGCTCGACCCCCGCGCCATGAGCACCGGCTCGGTGCACCTGGGTGTCGGGGCCTTCCACCGAGCCCATCAGGCGGTGTTCACCGAGGACGCCATGGCCGCAGCAGGTGAGAGCGGCTGGGGCATCCATGCCGTCACCCAGCGCTCGGCCCGCGTTGCCGAGCAGCTCGATCCGCAGGACGGCCTCTACGGAGTCCTGACCTGTGGTCTGGATGGTGCCGGAGAGCCCGAGCGGAGCCTGCGGATCGTGGGCGCCGTGCGGGCGGTCTCCTTCCCCGGTGAGCAGACAGGTGAGGTCCTGGCCCGCCTCGCGGCTCCCACCACCCACCTGGTGACGCTCACCGTGACCGAGAAGGGGTACCGCCGCAGCGGTGATCGCCTCGACCTCCGCGACGAGGGCGTGCAGGCTGATCTCGCTGCACTGCGCGAGGAACGGCGCACCGGCACGGCAGTGGAGACCGCAGCAGGAAGCCCGATCGGCATGCTGGCCCGCGGCCTGGCCCGGCGCGCTCACGGCGCGGCGACGCCGATGAGCGTGGTCTGCTGCGACAACATCGTGCACAACGGCCCGATGGTGGGCCGTCTGGTCTCCGAGTTCCTCCTGGCGGCGGGCGCCGACGGCGCGGCGGCCTGGGTCGCCGACCACGTGACCTTCCCGGCCACCATGGTCGACCGCATCGTGCCGGCGACCACCGCCGCCGAGCGTGCGGCCGCCGAAGCGATCAGTGGACTGCA contains:
- a CDS encoding ribonuclease J — its product is MLLPNDLSAPAPLARGALRVTPLGGLGEVGRNMTVFEYDGKLLIVDCGVLFPEETQPGVDVILPDFTAIRDRLDDVVAVVLTHGHEDHIGGVPYLLKERPDIPVIGSELTLAFLTAKLKEHRIKPRTVQVKAGEQHRSGPFGLEFVAVNHSIPDGLAVAIRTKAGLVLHTGDFKMDQFPLDDRITDLRHFARLGEEGVDLFLVDSTNAEVPGFMMSERDLTPAIEGVFANAPRRVIVSSFASHVHRIQQVLDAAEASGRKVAFVGRSMVRNMKIARDLGYLTIKRGLLVDFKKLGDLPDHKVTLVCTGSQGEPMAALARMANNGHEIKLAEGDTVLLASSLIPGNENAIYSIINKLIDLGATVVHKGNAKVHVSGHASAGELVYCYNLIRPRNVMPVHGESKHLQANAELARRTGVPEQNVVVVRDGVAVDLADRQVTIAGQVPADLVYVEGQAVGKATERILEERRVLREGGVLTVLAVVDENNSLTEPLEILTRGFVRDKKAFEGVVAAVEKALARPQTKKIDDLSKLESVIVDAVSRHLQRSYRRPPAVMAVVVDD
- a CDS encoding mannitol dehydrogenase family protein, whose translation is MTSRLSFATLDQARPAARRPALDPRAMSTGSVHLGVGAFHRAHQAVFTEDAMAAAGESGWGIHAVTQRSARVAEQLDPQDGLYGVLTCGLDGAGEPERSLRIVGAVRAVSFPGEQTGEVLARLAAPTTHLVTLTVTEKGYRRSGDRLDLRDEGVQADLAALREERRTGTAVETAAGSPIGMLARGLARRAHGAATPMSVVCCDNIVHNGPMVGRLVSEFLLAAGADGAAAWVADHVTFPATMVDRIVPATTAAERAAAEAISGLQDEGLVVAEPYRQWVIEDSFAGPRPAWERAGATLTSDVAPFEEAKLRILNGTHSYLAYRGALLGHATIAEAVTDAGLGAEVSAFIDHDVIPTLTPPPGVDLGQYRDSVLERFANPALGHTTQQVAMDGSQKLPVRLLGTAADRLTAGAIPERTARAVAAWMVFVARAADGSSPLVLDDPQAEVLGAAVAGAASGAALADRLLDLEQIFPPALAGDERFRSAVREQVTDLA